From Paenibacillus sp. V4I7, the proteins below share one genomic window:
- a CDS encoding stalk domain-containing protein, giving the protein MKKFVLGLICGVGLTATTAVYGADTIRAYLFPAKFEVNGQNKEIGSEYTVLNYNGHAYVPVRFVAESLGLGIRYADKDNVISIMNEPTNVDEVTKKVWLVQYRITNGVDRNYVKGLLGEPSVERTNDDSEQAVWRYDISPIQGYKYDDLNKIDVKGLEQGDIKAQIFIHWSNEGKVERIALWYTKDKWIHVNYLYEDGSITDAIYE; this is encoded by the coding sequence TTGAAAAAGTTTGTTTTAGGTCTGATTTGCGGAGTTGGTTTAACAGCTACGACTGCTGTATATGGCGCAGACACTATTCGAGCATACTTGTTTCCTGCGAAATTCGAAGTGAATGGACAAAACAAAGAAATCGGCAGTGAATATACGGTATTGAACTATAACGGTCATGCTTATGTACCTGTACGTTTTGTAGCAGAAAGCTTGGGGCTTGGAATAAGGTATGCAGACAAAGATAATGTGATTTCGATTATGAATGAGCCAACTAACGTTGATGAAGTAACAAAAAAGGTTTGGCTGGTCCAATACCGCATAACTAACGGAGTGGACAGAAATTATGTAAAAGGTCTTTTAGGCGAACCGAGCGTAGAACGAACGAATGATGATTCAGAACAAGCGGTTTGGAGATATGATATATCGCCGATTCAAGGATATAAATACGATGATTTAAACAAAATTGACGTTAAGGGTCTTGAACAAGGAGATATTAAAGCTCAGATTTTCATTCATTGGTCTAATGAAGGCAAAGTTGAAAGAATTGCATTGTGGTACACAAAAGATAAATGGATTCACGTGAACTATTTATACGAAGACGGCTCAATCACAGATGCTATATACGAATAA
- a CDS encoding tyrosine-type recombinase/integrase, which translates to MTLKELWMLYEADKRILGFSSHTMKAYFLQLNMLIRELGNMEIEEISLNLLKDYFARVSERLKPSSLGHRIRFVRSLFRFAFEEGHMTRNPSLKLREPKMDKRIPKFLVEEDVIHLKITCHSHREHALLEFLYCTGCRVGEVQKINIEDVNWENCSAIVNGKGSKQREVYFTTECKVWLKRYLESRGDTCKALFVTETNPTRRLTIPTIRWSLKKLAKRGKINANVYPHRFRHTYACQLLDNGAPLEFIQGMLGHEKASTTQIYAQLRGERRRELYRRYF; encoded by the coding sequence ATGACATTGAAGGAGTTATGGATGCTGTATGAAGCTGACAAACGTATCCTGGGGTTCAGCTCACATACAATGAAAGCATACTTTCTACAACTCAACATGTTGATTCGTGAACTGGGTAATATGGAGATTGAAGAAATATCTTTAAATTTGTTAAAAGATTACTTTGCAAGGGTATCAGAGCGATTAAAACCGAGTAGCTTAGGTCATCGAATTCGATTTGTACGATCTCTTTTTCGCTTTGCATTTGAAGAAGGTCATATGACACGGAATCCTTCTCTCAAGCTGAGAGAGCCTAAGATGGACAAACGTATTCCGAAATTCCTAGTTGAGGAGGATGTTATTCATCTTAAGATTACCTGTCATTCTCACCGTGAGCATGCTCTGTTGGAATTTTTGTACTGCACAGGCTGCCGCGTAGGAGAAGTTCAGAAAATAAACATTGAAGACGTTAACTGGGAGAACTGTTCAGCAATTGTGAATGGTAAGGGTTCTAAACAAAGAGAGGTTTATTTTACTACCGAGTGTAAGGTTTGGTTAAAAAGATACTTAGAGAGCCGTGGAGATACTTGTAAAGCATTGTTTGTTACCGAAACGAATCCAACCCGACGATTGACGATTCCAACAATACGTTGGTCATTAAAAAAGCTGGCAAAACGCGGAAAAATTAATGCCAATGTATATCCTCATCGATTCCGTCACACATATGCCTGTCAATTGCTAGATAACGGTGCACCGCTAGAATTTATTCAGGGTATGCTTGGGCATGAAAAAGCGTCTACTACACAGATTTATGCTCAGCTGCGCGGAGAGCGTAGGAGAGAATTATATCGTCGATACTTTTAG
- a CDS encoding stalk domain-containing protein, translating into MKKFVLGLICGIGLTATTAVYASDTIQAYLFPVRYEFNGQTKQLDSEYTTLNYNGHAYVPIRFVAESLGVGIRYLDKDKVISIMNEPTNIDGFAKKVWLIHFRLNVGNDQRYVKELIGEPVVERTNEDNQQAVWRYDYMATQDYQYGDLSNIDFEGLGQGKIRGQLLINWSNEGKLEKIQFWYTSSVTDVDRKTYSYILNQDGSTSEAMYE; encoded by the coding sequence TTGAAGAAGTTCGTTTTAGGTCTAATTTGCGGAATTGGTTTAACAGCGACAACTGCCGTGTATGCCTCTGACACAATTCAAGCGTACTTATTTCCAGTTAGATACGAGTTTAACGGTCAAACTAAACAATTAGACAGTGAATACACCACATTAAATTATAATGGTCATGCTTATGTACCTATTCGATTTGTTGCCGAGAGTCTTGGGGTAGGTATAAGGTATCTAGATAAAGATAAGGTTATTTCCATCATGAATGAACCTACAAACATCGACGGATTTGCAAAAAAGGTATGGCTAATCCATTTTCGTTTGAATGTAGGTAATGATCAAAGATATGTTAAAGAACTTATTGGTGAGCCAGTAGTAGAAAGAACAAATGAAGATAATCAGCAAGCAGTATGGAGATATGATTACATGGCAACTCAAGACTATCAATATGGTGATTTAAGTAATATTGATTTTGAAGGTCTCGGTCAAGGAAAGATACGGGGACAATTATTGATTAATTGGTCTAACGAAGGCAAATTAGAAAAGATTCAATTCTGGTACACTAGTTCGGTTACTGATGTAGATAGGAAAACTTATTCGTACATTCTTAATCAAGATGGTTCGACATCTGAAGCCATGTATGAATAA